TCCCGGAGGCCCGTAATTTTTCACGGAGATAAGGCATGGCTTCCCGCCTTCGCGGGAATGACTTCGTACCGTTGGCGGTGACCGGATGTTCGAAAGATGGAATCCATGCCTGCCATGCCTCGGTTGCACAACGGATCCGGTGCCCTCCGGAAGCGTTCATCCTGCTAGTACGGCAGCCTGTTCAAAGACTTGAGTATCAGCGTGCAGCCCATGGCGAACATTCCCGCCAGACCCATGCCGCAGGAGAACCCCGCCAGCAGGACCGGGGCGTACTGCCGCCATTTTGTCCCGAACTTCTTCAGGAAATAGTAGCGTCCCAGCAGCGCTCCCGCCAGTTCCAGGATCAGTCCGTGGGGCGTGGACTGGCCCAGGCCCCGCACCACGCCGTAGATGAGCAGCACGGGCAGGCCCACCACGCTCAGCAGGGCGTAGACGATCACTCCGAAAACCACCCCCGATGAAACATAGATCGAATTGAGCGCCTGGAAGAACAGGGAATTACCCTCCAGGGTGGCCGTCTGCAGGAGCAGGGTGTTCAGGGCCTGCAGATGCCACAGTTCCTGAGCGTAAGGGTAGCTGGCCGAAGGTATGGGCGCCAGTTGCCACAGGAACTGGGAAAAGAGCAGGGAGGCCACGAGCACGATGGGCAGGGTCAGGAATTCGGCCTTGATGATTCCCCGCAGGCTCGTGCCGGTCAGTTCGATCTGGCGGAAGCTCACCGTGGCTTCGCCGTAGTTGTGCATGGGGATGGGCGCGTACCAGATCTCGATGCCGTGATATCCGAAGTACTTGGCCCCGGCGATGAAGCTGGCCTCGCGCACCAGCGGCAGGCTGACGTACTGCCCGGCGATGCCCTCCATGCGCGCCGTGATGTAGGAGATGATGGGCGTGTAGATGAAGCCGTAGAGCAGGAAGAAGATCCAGGGGAAACTCGGCACCAGCCACATGCAGAAAGCCACGTAGGACAGGGTCGAGAAGACGTAGATACCCAGGGACAGCCAGATGGAGATGTCCCCGCGGCCCGGGGGCGGGGAGAACAGGGCCGCGAAGTTCAGGCGCTCGCCGGTCTGCTTCCGGTAGGATTTTCCCACCTGCCAGAAGCCGATGAGACCGATGGCCAGGCCCAGTCCGATGCCGAAGCTCATGTAGAAGTCGAAGCTGTTGGAGAAGACCGTGTCCACGGTGCCCATGCCCGGGTGCCAGCGGTGCAGGATGCCGTGGGCGTGCAGGATGGGGTTGGCCACAATGGTGATGAGCAGGCCCACGAAACCGCCGATGACGGCCCAGAAGGGCAGGACCATGCCGATGAAGATGAGGCCCAGATCCAGCTGGATGCCCGTGGCCACGGCCGGCAGGAAGCCTTCGGTATTGCGGGTCAGGTCCAGCCACGGGATGGGGATGATCCGGATGGGCTCCGTAAAGAACAGGCCGGACAGGGCCGGTAGCAGCACGTAGACGAAGCCGAAGGCCAGTCCGATCATGGCGCCGATGGAGAACACGCGCCATTTCCAGCTGTCCTTCTTGTCCTCGGTGGACTCGGCCAGGGCCATGGTGCCCAAGGCGGCCACGGGGGCCATGGGGAAGGGCAGCTTCTCCACATCCGAGGTCAGGCGGTACAGGGCGTAGCCCAGTCCGAACTGGTCCACACGCTGGATGATCATGGCCCCGCACATGAGCAGCACGGGCACGAACCAGTCCCGATGCAGGAAGGTGCGTTCGACGTAGGCGGCCGAATTCAGGGCCGGGGCCACCCAATTGGGGATGTATTCCGTCAGGCCCAGCATCTGGGCCGCGTCGGACTGGACCAGGTACTGGTTCCAGAGCAGGCCCTGGAAGGGCGAGGCCAGGGCCGCGCCGGCCATGTAATAGAGCAGGAAGATCTCCTGCTGCTTGAGTTCCGAATAGGAGCGTTTGGCGATCTCGGCGAAGAGGATGATGGTCACCCAGCGTGCCGCCGGCCCGATGCCCGTGCCCAGCACCAGTTGCAGGTACATGGAGCCGGGCATCATCAGGAAACCTATGAAGATGGCGCCGACCACGGTCTTCCAGTCAAAGCCCTCCTCGAAGTGCGTCGGCGGTTTCAGCAGATCCCGGTATTCCTTGAGTTCGCGATCGTCGTACATGGCACTCTCAGGATGGCAGAACCAGGTAGCTGATTCCGGTTTTAAGGCTGACCAGGGCCCAGAAGGCGCCCATGCAGAAGTCGCCGATGATCAACCCGATGAAGAAAAGGCGGACGCGCCGGTACAGAAACGTTCCTCCGTAGCGCAGGCACAGGGTGTTGAAGACCCAGCCGATGAGGAAGCTGAACCACAGGATGCGCATGGAGGAGCTGAAGGCCAGGATGTAGCCGATGGGATGGATGGGCCACCAGGGAAAGAGGTAGTAGCACAGCACCAGCACGAGCATGACCGCGGCACCGATGAGGATGAACGTCAGGATCCAGCCGTCTGGCGTGTGAGCCGTCTCCAGGAGGCGTTGGGAGTTGGCCCAGACCGTCCTGGTGGTGCGCGTGGCCCAGTCCATGTCCAGCTCCTGGATGCCGTAGCGGTAGCAGACGTAGAGCATGCCCATGAAGGAGGCGACCACGGCCAGGACCAGGCTCGCGGCCATGGCCAGACCCATGGTCCGCCGACGGCGCACGTGCTCGGAGACCTTGCCCGCATTCATGAGGGACGGCAGCAGGGATTCGCGCACGTCCACAAAAAGCATCTTCTGCAAGCTCATGCCCAGCACCAGGCCCACGCTGCCCAGAGGCTTGGAGCCGAACAGGGACAGGGCTGCGTCGGACGGGGCCGTGTTCAGGGAGATGTAGGGGATGCCGCCCTGGCAGACGAGCTTGGCGACCACGAGCATGACCGCGAAGAAGCCGGCGTAGAGCAGGACGGCCGCGCCCAGGCCCATGCCCCACCAGGCCGACCAGGCGCACAGCCCGGCCAATCCCCCCACGGCGCCCAGCAGGGCTGTGCGCGAAGAGATCCAGCCCGCCTCCTGGAATTCCGGGTCGGGGCGTACGCACTGTCTGATGGTGTTTAGCAGGTATTCGCGCGCCAGCCAGACCATGAACCCGAAGAAGACGATGGTCGCGCCGATGACCTGGGTTTCCTCGGGCCTCGAGATGACCGGGCCGAAGAGGGTGCCCAGGGACGAATCCGGGATCTGCAGCCCCGAGGTCTGCAGGATGCCCGTGACCAGCCCGGCCAAAAGGAAGAACAGCCAGAAGCTGAAGGATATCTGCCGGGTGGTGATGAAGGCGAAGCCGATGAAGGCCGGGTAGATGAAGATCTTGAGTTTCTGGAAGCCCGAAAGAAAGCCCGCCGATGGGAAATATGACCCGGCCAGGATCTCCGTAGGCATGGACGGGATGGACGGGAAATGGGCCGACAGGCCGCCCAGGGTGTGGATGAGCACGGGCACGCACAGCCCGCACAGCAGGAACGGGTCGCCCAGGAAGGCGAACAGGCGCTGCTCGTCGTAGGCCTCGGCCAGGAGTTTGGGCATCTGCAGCAGGGGGAAGTTGATGCGTTCGTTCACGACCCATTGAGTGGCGAAGAGGCTCGCCAGGCAGAAGAGCGTGGCGTAGGCCAGCAGGATGAAGACACTCCAGGCGCCCAGTACGGGAAGCCAGAAGGACCACGGGATGCGTTCCAGGGTCTCTATGATCGTCAGCCCGGTCTTGCCCGGCAGTCCTCCATACACGGCGTTCAGAACGGACGGGTCGCTGGGGTAGAGGGCCTCGGGCAGGTGGGGCAGCAGGCTCTCCCAGTTGTTGGTGGCGTCGGCGAAGTAGGCCGGGGCCGTGATGTTGATGAAGAAGGTCCGCACCAGCCCCGTGAATCCGATGCCCGAGACCAGGACCATGAGGGCCCAGGCAGTGAGCAGTTCGTAGCCGCTCAGCAGGGGGGGGCGGCGGCTGATCCTGGACAGGAGCGAGAGGAGCACGGCCGAGGCGAAGAAGACAAAGAAGGCCGCCAGGGGAAAGTGCCCGCCGGCCAGGGGCGTGGTCCGCAGGTAGGCGTTGGCGAAGGGGGTCACGGCGCAGAAGGCCACGCCCAGG
The window above is part of the Deltaproteobacteria bacterium HGW-Deltaproteobacteria-18 genome. Proteins encoded here:
- a CDS encoding peptide transporter — protein: MYDDRELKEYRDLLKPPTHFEEGFDWKTVVGAIFIGFLMMPGSMYLQLVLGTGIGPAARWVTIILFAEIAKRSYSELKQQEIFLLYYMAGAALASPFQGLLWNQYLVQSDAAQMLGLTEYIPNWVAPALNSAAYVERTFLHRDWFVPVLLMCGAMIIQRVDQFGLGYALYRLTSDVEKLPFPMAPVAALGTMALAESTEDKKDSWKWRVFSIGAMIGLAFGFVYVLLPALSGLFFTEPIRIIPIPWLDLTRNTEGFLPAVATGIQLDLGLIFIGMVLPFWAVIGGFVGLLITIVANPILHAHGILHRWHPGMGTVDTVFSNSFDFYMSFGIGLGLAIGLIGFWQVGKSYRKQTGERLNFAALFSPPPGRGDISIWLSLGIYVFSTLSYVAFCMWLVPSFPWIFFLLYGFIYTPIISYITARMEGIAGQYVSLPLVREASFIAGAKYFGYHGIEIWYAPIPMHNYGEATVSFRQIELTGTSLRGIIKAEFLTLPIVLVASLLFSQFLWQLAPIPSASYPYAQELWHLQALNTLLLQTATLEGNSLFFQALNSIYVSSGVVFGVIVYALLSVVGLPVLLIYGVVRGLGQSTPHGLILELAGALLGRYYFLKKFGTKWRQYAPVLLAGFSCGMGLAGMFAMGCTLILKSLNRLPY